A single genomic interval of Pochonia chlamydosporia 170 chromosome 7, whole genome shotgun sequence harbors:
- a CDS encoding adenosine deaminase protein (similar to Togninia minima UCRPA7 XP_007915456.1), which produces MTTKPTILLIHGAWHTLAAYEQLIAIFKSRGYPVVAPTLPSGADTTPPNPVEADISLFSSTAQSLIDEGKEVIAVAHSYGGTIATEALSGKGIRERKERGLPGGVGMIVFIAAFVLQEGRSLEMNAPIDIVPWAEYKDDLKVIAPGFDAGPVFYPDLSKEEQRKWLSTLVKHPKECSFHSPKKTVYGEVDVAFVYCLQDQAFPHFAQQAMVNAIKETGVTFREITLDSGHFPMLSMPDVLADEIMGLI; this is translated from the exons ATGaccaccaaaccaaccatACTCCTCATCCACGGCGCATGGCACACCCTCGCCGCGTACGAACAACTCATCGCCATTTTCAAATCTCGCGGCTATCCGGTCGTAGCGCCAACACTCCCCTCCGGCGCGGACACCACACCCCCGAACCCTGTGGAAGCAGATATCTCACTCTTTTCGTCTACGGCGCAATCTCTCATCGATGAAGGGAAAGAAGTTATTGCTGTTGCGCACTCGTACGGCGGGACGATTGCCACGGAAGCACTCAGCGGGAAGGGGATTCGGGAACGCAAGGAGAGAGGATTGCCAGGAGGCGTCGGGATGATTGTGTTTATAGCGGCGTTTGTGTTGCAGGAGGGGAGGAGTCTGGAGATGAATGCTCCTATTGATATTGTGCCGTGGGCGGAATACAAG GACGATTTGAAAGTGATAGCTCCGGGTTTCGATGCGGGACCAGTGTTTTATCCGGATCTTTCAAAGGAAGAGCAGCGGAAGTGGCTTTCTACACTGGTTAAGCATCCCAAGGAATGCTCTTTTCATTCTCCTAAGAAGACGGTATATGGGGAGGTTGATGTCGCGTTTGTGTATTGTCTTCAGGATCAAGCGTTTCCGCACTTTGCTCAACAGGCTATGGTGAATGCTATTAAGGAGACGGGCGTGACGTTTCGGGAAATTACACTGGATTCAGGGCATTTCCCAATGCTGAGTATGCCGGATGTTCTGGCTGACGAGATTATGGGGTTGATTTGA
- a CDS encoding arrestin (or S-antigen) (similar to Metarhizium acridum CQMa 102 XP_007810459.1), whose amino-acid sequence MASFIEEYSCPDPHGLNDIRTNIEIKQHHTYKIYTPGDLISGHFTIETPFDVEVNSIDISFLGSTATRNYVQPDPIYATKPFMKLCMPINDSSFPDRHVFKTGTVYSIPFHFVVPSQLLMGSCRHGCKNSVVQERHLRLPPSMGFCPGNDQSPDEARVVYSIVVVGSKKFWEASVPIRLFQAYKTIRILPTCPEDAPLDISPANSQYVLCKTQSLWKTFFAKREGELTAVASQPNAVMLSTDGSTASTSYIRLHLTFRPVSLISPPPSIKSVSGKLISTTFFHILPLTRLPSLDTWKKNEDPPFKHTATHKLFDRQVEKLQWTTDGDGAEMEERRSSYPLDNSQTLKRPESLIHYHTSERPSQTPEPILLRTEMSIQFTIPHGNTNFFLPSFDSCLVSRAYSLRLAISLGATHTNLILKLPLQIGVEDATPRTFRVGEGVTDAELSAENQLERERDRARSLAAAGYNVLPGYSSTF is encoded by the coding sequence ATGGCTTCTTTCATTGAGGAGTACTCATGTCCCGACCCTCACGGTTTGAATGACATTCGAACGAATATTGAGATCAAACAGCATCACACCTACAAGATCTACACTCCTGGTGATCTCATATCGGGCCACTTTACAATCGAAACCCCGTTTGATGTAGAGGTCAACAGTATCGACATTTCATTCCTCGGCAGTACCGCAACAAGGAATTATGTGCAACCCGATCCAATCTACGCAACGAAGCCTTTCATGAAGCTTTGCATGCCGATAAACGACTCTTCCTTTCCAGATAGACATGTCTTCAAGACTGGCACAGTCTACAGCATTCCGTTTCACTTCGTGGTGCCTTCTCAGCTCCTCATGGGATCTTGTCGTCACGGTTGCAAAAATTCGGTAGTCCAGGAGCGCCATCTCCGGCTTCCCCCGTCCATGGGTTTTTGCCCTGGAAATGACCAGAGCCCCGATGAGGCAAGAGTTGTCTACAgcattgttgttgttggttccaAGAAATTCTGGGAAGCGTCTGTACCGATTCGCCTGTTTCAAGCGTACAAGACAATCAGGATCCTTCCGACATGCCCTGAAGACGCGCCACTCGACATTTCCCCAGCGAATAGCCAGTATGTGCTTTGCAAGACGCAAAGTCTTTGGAAGACTTTTTTTGCGAAGAGAGAAGGCGAGTTGACGGCCGTGGCATCACAGCCCAACGCTGTGATGCTATCAACCGATGGatcaacagcatcgacatcctACATACGGCTGCATTTGACTTTCAGGCCGGTTTCTCTCATCTCCCCACCTCCTAGTATCAAGTCAGTATCCGGAAAACTCATTTCTACGACGTTTTTCCATATTCTACCACTTACTCGTCTCCCGAGCCTTGATacatggaagaagaacgaGGATCCACCATTCAAACACACGGCAACTCATAAGCTATTTGACCGGCAAGTTGAGAAACTCCAATGGACAACTGATGGCGATGGAGCGGAAATGGAAGAACGGCGCTCATCATACCCGCTGGATAATTCTCAAACGCTCAAGCGACCTGAGAGCTTGATCCACTATCACACCAGCGAGCGTCCCAGCCAGACTCCAGAGCCGATTCTTCTCAGGACAGAGATGAGCATTCAGTTCACCATCCCACACGGCAACACCAATTTCTTCCTGCCGTCATTTGATTCATGCCTTGTGTCGCGGGCTTATTCATTGCGGCTAGCCATCTCTCTCGGGGCCACACACACGAATCTCATTCTCAAGCTGCCGCTTCAAATTGGTGTCGAAGACGCAACACCTCGTACTTTTCGTGTTGGTGAAGGGGTGACAGATGCAGAGTTATCTGCAGAGAATCAGCTGGAACGGGAACGGGATCGTGCGCGGTCGCTGGCTGCGGCTGGGTACAACGTACTGCCGGGGTATTCGTCGACTTTCTGA
- a CDS encoding MFS peptide transporter Ptr2 (similar to Coccidioides immitis RS XP_001244383.1), which translates to MAQNHEDMAAELHEEFNERVPNQGTDMAGGYIQKSSLDEKRDIAVMDAETGPTADGEEPNEHEKKTLRRVGENLPASAFLIAIVELTERFTYYGAQGLFQNYISNAKDGSDGSEGLGMGSQAATGLNLFFQWFCYVTPILGAIISDQYLGKYKTILIFCGVYWTGLLILWVTSLPVAIEHGAGIGGYVTALVVIGFGTGGIKSNIAPLIADQYQRRTMAIKTEASGERVIIDPAITYQRIYMIFYWCINVGALSLMATPFMELYKGFWTAFLLCFCMFNVGIAILILRRKSYVVRPPQGQVITDAFRAIGMMITTRTLDGAKPSWRAENGKTGKVTWDDHFIDELKRALRACKVFVFYPIFWVCYGQFSSNFVTQASQMQVHGMPNDFMQNFDPLSILIFTPILEKILYPILRKRGYELRPIARITIGFWLAALCLAYAAIVQKLIYSAGPCYDSPRNCPAGIDADGKKLPNNVHVAVQVPAYVFIGVSEIFISVTGLEYAYTKAPPSMKSFVQSLYLFTNAFGSAISEGLVPVAKDPKYIWMYTGVGVSAFITGCLFWFLFHHYDAQEEAMYALDRDVPVLTLPGQENAQTPKEKELDTN; encoded by the exons ATGGCACAAAACCACGAGGACATGGCCGCCGA GCTCCACGAGGAGTTCAATGAGCGTGTCCCTAACCAGGGCACCGACATGGCTGGCGGCTACATTCAGAAGTCTTCTTTGGATGAGAAGCGCGACATCGCTGTCATGGACGCTGAGACTGGTCCTACTGCTGACGGCGAGGAGCCCAACGAGCATGAAAAGAAAACATTGCGTCGTGTCGGCGAAAACCTTCCAGCTTCTGCTTTCTTGATCGCCATTGTGGAGTTGACTGAGCGATTCACCTACTACGGAGCCCAGGGTCTTTTCCAGAACTACATTtccaacgccaaagacggcagcGATGGCAGCGAGGGCTTGGGTATGGGTTCCCAGGCTGCCACTGGTCTCAACCTTTTCTTCCAGTGGTTCTGCTACGTAACTCCTATTCTCGGTGCCATCATCTCCGATCAGTACCTTGGAAAGTACAAAACCATCCTTATCTTCTGCGGCGTCTACTGGACTGGTCTTCTTATCCTCTGGGTCACCTCTCTCCCAGTTGCCATTGAGCATGGCGCTGGCATCGGCGGTTATGTCACGGCCCTGGTTGTCATTGGCTTCGGTACCGGTGGTATCAAGTCCAACATCGCTCCTCTGATTGCTGATCAGTACCAGCGACGAACCATGGCTATCAAGACTGAAGCTTCTGGCGAGCGTGTTATCATTGACCCTGCGATCACTTACCAGCGAATCTACATGATTTTCTACTGGTGCATCAACGTCGGTGCTCTCTCCTTGATGGCCACGCCTTTCATGGAGCTTTACAAGGGGTTCTGGACCGCTttccttctctgcttctgcaTGTTCAACGTCGGTATTGCTATCCTCATCCTTCGACGCAAGTCCTACGTTGTCCGTCCTCCTCAGGGCCAGGTCATTACCGACGCTTTCCGGGCTATTGGTATGATGATTACCACCCGTACTCTGGACGGCGCTAAGCCTTCATGGCGAGCCGAAAATGGCAAGACCGGCAAGGTCACTTGGGATGACCACTTTATTGATGAACTCAAGCGTGCTCTGAGGGCTTGCAAGGTCTTCGTTTTCTACCCCATTTTCTGGGTTTGCTACGGACAGTTCTCCAGCAACTTCGTCACCCAGGCCAGTCAGATGCAGGTCCACGGTATGCCCAACGACTTCATGCAGAACTTTGACCCTCTCTCGATTTTGATCTTCACTCCCATCTTGGAGAAGATTCTCTATCCCATTCTGCGCAAGCGTGGATATGAACTCCGCCCTATTGCCCGAATTACCATCGGTTTCTGGCTTGCTGCACTTTGCTTGGCCTACGCCGCCATTGTTCAGAAGCTGATTTACAGCGCCGGACCTTGCTATGACAGCCCTCGCAACTGCCCTGCTGGTAtcgatgctgatggcaagAAGCTTCCCAACAACGTTCACGTTGCTGTCCAGGTCCCCGCCTACGTCTTCATTGGTGTCTCTGAGATTTTCATCTCTGTCACCGGTCTTGAGTATGCCTACACCAAGGCTCCTCCCAGCATGAAGTCATTCGTCCAGTCCCTGTATCTCTTCACCAATGCTTTCGGCTCTGCCATCTCCGAGGGTCTCGTACCTGTTGCCAAGGACCCCAAGTACATCTGGATGTACACCGGTGTTGGTGTCTCTGCCTTCATTACTGGCTGCCTCTTCTGGTTCCTGTTCCACCACTACGATGCTCAGGAAGAGGCCATGTATGCCCTCGACCGCGACGTTCCTGTTCTGACTCTGCCTGGTCAGGAGAATGCTCAGACccccaaggagaaggagcttgatACCAACTAG
- a CDS encoding fungal specific transcription factor (similar to Neosartorya fischeri NRRL 181 XP_001261410.1): protein MTQHVAIAPAPGNTPSAADTSSSAVMGFNCQSCVRKKIKCDRTLPVCSSCRKGKLECMFQAPQPRKRKRVQVEDISKRLARYERILEANGLLPAAAEPPSLSKDSRMKEQAADPISILPEQSGPAKAGKLVSTNGGSRYIDSVLLLPAGDGDLCELSDSSSEYGDTEYGTPEEPQSTTGSLGFLAGETVQLAMFGSQQRLADSHPSPDDAVTLWDTYIQNVEALCKVLHIPTTAKMIERVSRTPSSASKEDDCLLFSIYYFSVFAMPEADCLRAFNVQKDVLIAKYRGAFLQALVNASWLKTTSLRVLQAYVLFLVAARSQLDPHTFWSLTGIATRLAQRMGLHRDGENLGLPPFEIQMRRRLFWQLLPLDTYAGQVSGTGISIAPESWDTKKPLNINDDQIYPGMEEQPEEQKGATEMMFSLARIELSNFYAKTGVKLKGASVSFKNSDEIEKLIDDVEGSIEAKYLRYCDILNPLHVLTIGVVRSAANVVRLRNRMTPLMEQTVNDQERRELCALAQKILETDSTIYRNASLKKFQWQVKNFFLWDALLCILFSFTKAGFYKCEELDRAWDMVKEVYSNHEDVLGKKRALYAMICDVTLKAWHVSPPRQDAPEPPFISRLRSQPKRKARRQKDTTSDVDSSKEEVEDLSTFESLFGNVEGPAWDLNNNTVARPSDWMFWDQFYGDTNLY, encoded by the coding sequence ATGACACAACATGTAGCTATTGCACCGGCGCCGGGCAACACTCCATCCGCGGCCGACACCAGTTCCTCTGCAGTCATGGGATTCAACTGCCAGTCGTGCGTGCGGAAAAAGATCAAGTGTGATAGAACTCTCCCAGTCTGTTCTAGTTGCCGAAAAGGCAAGCTTGAGTGCATGTTTCAAGCGCCCCAGCCACGTAAGCGGAAGAGAGTTCAGGTTGAAGATATTAGCAAACGGCTCGCTCGATATGAGCGCATCTTGGAGGCTAATGGTCTCTTACCAGCCGCGGCAGAGCCGCCTTCTCTAAGTAAGGACTCACGAATGAAGGAGCAAGCGGCAGACCCGATATCAATTCTGCCCGAGCAATCCGGTCCAGCCAAAGCCGGTAAACTTGTTTCAACAAATGGAGGATCTCGATATATTGACAGtgttcttcttctcccagctGGAGACGGTGACCTATGTGAACTGTCGGATTCATCTTCCGAGTATGGTGACACCGAATATGGTACTCCGGAAGAGCCGCAGAGCACGACGGGATCTTTAGGCTTTCTTGCTGGGGAGACTGTCCAACTCGCCATGTTTGGATCGCAGCAACGCTTGGCGGATTCACATCCTTCGCCAGATGATGCCGTCACTCTTTGGGATACCTACATTCAAAATGTGGAAGCCCTCTGCAAAGTACTTCACATTCCTACTACAGCAAAAATGATTGAGAGGGTCTCTCGAACGCCGTCATCGGCTTCTAAAGAAGACGACTGTCTACTTTTCAGTATATACTACTTTTCTGTTTTTGCCATGCCCGAGGCAGACTGTTTACGCGCATTCAATGTGCAAAAGGATGTCTTGATAGCAAAGTACCGTGGCGCCTTTCTTCAAGCACTAGTCAATGCTTCGTGGCTGAAAACTACCTCGTTGCGTGTGCTCCAGGCTTATGTTCTATTTCTTGTCGCGGCACGGAGTCAACTCGATCCACATACATTCTGGAGTTTGACAGGCATTGCAACCAGATTAGCCCAGCGAATGGGTTTACATCGTGATGGAGAAAACCTCGGCTTGCCACCTTTTGAGATCCAGATGCGTCGTCGACTGTTTTGGCAACTGCTTCCTCTTGACACATACGCTGGTCAGGTTTCAGGAACCGGAATCTCAATAGCACCCGAGAGTTGGGACACCAAGAAACCTCTAAACATTAACGATGACCAAATCTATCCGGGCATGGAAGAGCAACCAGAAGAGCAGAAGGGTGCCACGGAAATGATGTTCAGTTTGGCAAGGATAGAGTTGTCTAACTTTTATGCTAAGACAGGAGTCAAATTGAAGGGGGCCTCCGTATCATTTAAGAACTCGGACGAGATCGAAAAATTAATAGACGACGTTGAAGGGTCAATAGAGGCGAAATATCTCCGGTACTGCGACATCTTGAACCCATTGCACGTTTTGACCATCGGGGTCGTACGGTCAGCTGCGAATGTCGTGCGGCTACGTAATCGGATGACTCCATTGATGGAACAGACGGTGAACGACCAGGAGCGACGAGAGCTCTGTGCTCTCGCGCAAAAGATTCTGGAGACAGACAGTACCATTTATCGTAACGCGTCTCTAAAGAAGTTCCAATGGCAAGTGAAGAATTTTTTCCTTTGGGATGCGCTTCTTTGCATTTTATTTAGCTTCACAAAAGCTGGGTTCTATAAATGTGAAGAACTAGATCGCGCATGGGATATGGTTAAGGAAGTCTATTCAAATCATGAGGATGTTCTGGGGAAGAAGCGAGCTCTATATGCCATGATTTGCGATGTCACACTGAAGGCATGGCATGTTAGCCCGCCCAGACAAGATGCCCCTGAACCTCCCTTTATATCACGTCTTCGCAGTCAGCCTAAACGAAAGGCACGGAGACAGAAAGACACCACAAGTGACGTGGACAGCAGCAAGGAAGAAGTCGAAGACCTTTCGACATTTGAGAGTCTCTTCGGGAATGTGGAAGGCCCAGCTTGGGACTTGAATAACAACACCGTTGCCCGCCCGTCAGATTGGATGTTCTGGGACCAATTCTATGGCGACACGAATCTTTATTGA
- a CDS encoding NADH-quinone oxidoreductase (similar to Colletotrichum fioriniae PJ7 XP_007593880.1) — MAVPTRPLGLNCVSFGQFSVRIGLIRPIAHTIPTRGLHNQPRPNRAAPNLNLQREIRPSSLVEKGEPSNAVEFVLTTFDSLVNWARQGSLWPLTFGLACCGVEMMHVSMPRYDQDRLGIIFRASPRQADVMIVAGTVTNKMAPAVRQCYDQMPDPKWVISMGSCANGGGYYHYSYSVLRGVDRIIPVDVYVPGCPPTSEALMYAIFQLQAKMRRTKITRMWYRR, encoded by the exons atggctgtCCCTACCAGGCCACTAG GACTCAATTGCGTCAGTTTTGGGCAATTCTCAGTGCGAATTGGCCTAATACGACCCATTGCCCACACAATTCCCACACGAGGACTACACAACCAACCTCGACCCAATCGAGCTGCCCCAAACCTAAACCTTCAGCGCGAAATAAGACCATCATCTCTAGTAGAAAAGGGTGAACCTTCAAACGCCGTAGAGTTTGTCTT AACAACATTCGACTCCCTCGTCAATTGGGCCCGTCAAGGCTCGCTCTGGCCCCTTACGTTTGGCCTTGCCTGCTGCGGTGTCGAAATGATGCATGTTTCCATGCCGCGCTACGATCAAGATAGACTGGGCATCATTTTCCGCGCCTCTCCCCGCCAAGCCGACGTCATGATTGTTGCGGGAACAGTCACAAACAAGATGGCTCCGGCGGTGCGACAGTGCTACGACCAAATGCCTGATCCGAAATGGGTTATCAGCATGGGTAGCTGTGCCAACGGAGGAGGATACTATCACTACAGTTACTCTGTTCTTCGTGGAGTGGACCGGATTATTCCTGTCGATGTGTATGTACCGGGATGTCCACCGACCTCAGAAGCGTTAATGTATGCTATTTTCCAGCTGCAGGCAAAGATGCGCCGTACCAAGATTACGAGGATGTGGTATCGGAGATAA
- a CDS encoding FAD synthetase (similar to Metarhizium acridum CQMa 102 XP_007810448.1), which translates to MVIDGQSLQDSPSVQHMTQNGHLVAPAATSAVPRALPEICYTLRRKVIAFLDQQPADDDAALKSTQAQTRASIEIVEEALRRYGPDELSLSYNGGKDCLVLLVIILACLPALYDPSIQTNGTDGLVSKNPPPTIQALYIAPPDPFPEVEDFVSSTTKEYHLDLTRYALPMRQALEAYQADKPAIKAIFMGTRRTDPYCEFLTGFSPTDKGWPQFMRVNPILDWHYADIWAFILRLDIPFCSLYQQGYSSLGGVKNTRPNPALAIDAEGTKFRPAYELVRDDEERLGRDK; encoded by the exons ATGGTAATCGACGGCCAATCTCTCCAAGACTCCCCATCTGTGCAGCACATGACGCAAAACGGCCACCTCGTCGCTCCCGCCGCAACCTCGGCAGTGCCCCGCGCTCTTCCCGAGATTTGTTACACCTTACGGCGGAAGGTGATTGCGTTTCTCGACCAGCAGcccgccgacgacgatgccgcCCTGAAGAGCACACAAGCACAGACGAGGGCTTCCATCGAGATTGTCGAAGAAGCCCTGCGTCGGTACGG GCCAGATGAACTGTCTCTCTCCTACAATGGCGGCAAAGACTGCCTCGTCCTTCTTGTTATTATCCTAGCCTGTCTTCCCGCCCTGTACGACCCATCAATCCAAACAAATGGCACCGACGGCCTTGTTTCCAAGAACCCACCGCCCACCATCCAAGCGCTCTACATTGCGCCGCCCGATCCGTTCCCCGAGGTCGAGGACTTTGTTTCAAGCACAACAAAGGAATACCACCTCGACTTAACGCGCTATGCGCTGCCAATGCGCCAAGCCCTGGAGGCTTACCAAGCAGACAAGCCAGCCATCAAGGCGATTTTCATGGGCACACGACGAACCGACCCGTACTGCGAGTTTCTGACGGGATTCAGTCCCACAGACAAAGGTTGGCCGCAATTCATGAGAGTGAATCCCATTTTGGACTGGCATTACGCCGATATCTGGGCT TTCATCTTACGTCTCGACATTCCCTTTTGCAGTCTCTACCAACAGGGATATTCGTCTCTCGGCGGCGTCAAAAACACCCGACCGAACCCAGCGCTTGCCATTGATGCCGAGGGCACAAAATTCCGCCCAGCATACGAACTTGTCcgcgacgacgaagagcgcCTCGGTCGCGACAAGTAG
- a CDS encoding 3-ketoacyl-CoA reductase (similar to Colletotrichum fioriniae PJ7 XP_007600192.1): protein MGNLFLYVLAAIGAGTIAIATNAAVKFISLHFLPPSQPLQKYKRTGNQPTYALITGASAGIGFGIAKELVKNGFGVILLGHLPDELNAAKATLEAATPGARVRIIVMNAITATPTEIESMVDSLKDINVSILVNNVGGSPVARPPFRQLGTYSAADVDAVINQNARFMARLTAAMLPLLYKASHRSLILNMSSQGMAGVPYIVIPELEDTPDTNHVDCLAIIPGDVLSQGNSKGVTEAAPKADHFGKRIVYCVDAALKQKLRAVCPYWRHDLEWRLMSWVPEDVLRSEVVKVIGMKRDAWNAYYEKTE, encoded by the exons ATGGGGAACTTATTTCTATATGTTTTGGCAGCCATTGGCGCCGGAACAATTGCAATCGCCACCAACGCAGCCGTCAAATTCATTTCCCTTCATTTTCTCCCACCATCTCAGCCGTTGCAAAAGTACAAACGTACGGGCAATCAACCTACCTACGCACTCATCACGGGGGCCAGCGCCGGCATCGGCTTCGGTATTGCGAAGGAACTCGTGAAAAATGGATTCGGGGTTATATTACTAGGCCATTTGCCAGACGAACTGAATGCCGCGAAAGCAACCCTAGAGGCCGCTACGCCAGGTGCGCGTGTCCGTATCATCGTCATGAATGCCATCACCGCCACACCGACCGAAATAGAAAGCATGGTGGATTCACTCAAGGACATCAACGTGTCGATATTGGTGAACAATGTGGGAGGAAGTCCTGTTGCCCGGCCGCCATTCAGACAATTGGGTACTTATTctgctgctgatgttgatgctgtcaTCAACCAGAATGCGCGATTCATGGCGCGTCTTACAGCGGCTATGCTACCTCTTTTATACAAGGCGTCTCACCGGTCGCTCATACTCAACATGTCGAGTCAGGGTATGGCTGGCGTGCCCTACATCGTCAT CCCGGAGCTTGAGGATACCCCGGACACGAACCACGTGGACTGTTTGGCCATCATTCCCGGTGATGTACTTTCTCAGGGAAACTCTAAAGGTGTGACGGAAGCGGCTCCAAAGGCGGATCATTTTGGGAAGCGGATTGTCTACTGTGTTGATGCGGCATTAAAGCAGAAGTTGAGGGCGGTTTGCCCGTACTGGCGGCATGATTTAGAGTGGAGGTTAATGAGCTGGGTTCCCGAAGATGTGTTGAGAAGTGAGGTGGTCAAGGTTATAGGCATGAAGAGGGATGCATGGAATGCATATTACGAGAAGACAGAGTGA
- a CDS encoding beta/Gamma crystallin domain-containing protein, with translation MSRTLSHVEGIKWNIAASQIFPTSTCIIYPEENFKGKSLGIRSSNCIRLRKPLTNNIHSIKVTLFQEYTLYYEPGCQGAKKLALYNDVEDLEDPLVKAAAKYSPSKSTVKKRKEGQASSTGGTWSQEKQERPQVQNQSQHNNRLTAQNLLGKDKKNEPYNAYPNDVVADREAGRNDTGGWTDSSSPSYFPRSRSLSPSQSSDSSVSPSDPTAIPTTSLSAGSDKHASSRDLSAKRAIVTRNDAANRPLTSDIPTGGEREHQVEVTSKFQQVLQEKVEECEKRLQDKIEACEKEFHEKFQVSKTELQEKVKEHEVELERKEDTYKEELRQMKEECKTAWEFHLDALYRNSDMDQRLEDAGKMVRERDAKIRELGAESASKSKLVESLEAQKKESDLSLSKMQDQFTEIKSLQSQLEEKDHIVDGLNSQLKIESTENESLQSQLEEKDRKMDSLKT, from the exons ATGTCGCGCACACTATCACATGTAGAGGGTATAAAATGGAACATTGCCGCTTCTCAAATATTTCCTACCTCAACT TGCATTATCTACCCTGAGGAAAACTTCAAGGGCAAAAGCTTGGGAATCCGATCGTCCAATTGCATTAGGCTCAGAAAACCCTT GACTAATAATATCCACTCCATAAAAGTCACCCTCTTTCAGGAGTACACGCTTTACTA CGAGCCTGGATGCCAGGGGGCGAAGAAGTTGGCTCTATACAATGATGTGGAGGACCTGGAAGATCCATTAGTCAAGGCG GCAGCCAAATACTCGCCAAGCAAGTCAACGGTCAAGAAACGCAAAGAGGGTCAAGCAAGTTCTACAggagggacatggagtcagGAGAAACAGGAACGTCCTCAAGTTCAAAACCAATCTCAACACAACAATCGCCTCACGGCCCAGAACTTACTGGGTAAAGACAAAAAGAACGAACCGTACAATGCATACCCCAACGACGTCGTGGCTGATAGGGAAGCTGGCCGGAATGATACTGGGGGTTGGACGGACAGCTCAAGCCCATCTTATTTTCCACGTTCTCGATCCTTGTCCCCATCGCAGTCGTCAGATTCTTCAGTTTCCCCCTCTGATCCAACTGCAATTCCCACAACCTCCTTGTCCGCTGGGTCAGACAAACATGCCTCGAGTAGGGATCTCAGCGCTAAAAGGGCGATTGTAACTAGAAATGATGCCGCAAATAGACCTCTGACTTCGGACATACCTACTGGAGGAGAGAGGGAGCACCAAGTTGAAGTTACTTCAAAGTTCCAGCAAGTGTTGCAAGAGAAGGTCGAGGAATGCGAAAAGAGATTACAGGACAAGATTGAAGCATGCGAGAAGGAATTTCACGAGAAGTTCCAAGTATCGAAGACAGAGCTACAGGAAAAGGTCAAAGAACACGAGGTGGAGTTAGAGCGAAAGGAAGATACATACAAGGAAGAGCTACGGCAGATGAAGGAAGAGTGTAAGACTGCTTGGGAGTTTCATCTGGATGCGTTGTACCGAAACAGCGACATGGATCAAAGATTAGAGGATGCTGGAAAAATGGTCCGCGAAAGGGATGCAAAGATCCGTGAGCTTGGGGCGGAATCGGCATCAAAGTCGAAATTGGTTGAGTCTCTTGAAGCTCAGAAGAAGGAAAGCGACCTCTCATTGAGCAAGATGCAAGACCAATTTACAGAGATTAAGTCTCTTCAATCTCAGCTGGAGGAGAAAGACCACATAGTAGACGGGCTGAACTCCCAGTTAAAGATCGAGTCGACAGAGAATGAGTCTCTTCAATCTCAactggaagagaaagacCGCAAAATGGACAGCCTGAAAACCTAA